In the genome of Gloeotrichia echinulata CP02, one region contains:
- a CDS encoding ammonium transporter gives MLKKVVMIGAMTLLLLVGPLMGNAYAQAAATPPAADTGDTAFMLISSALVLLMTPGLAFFYGGFVRSRNILNTLMMSFVLMAIVGVTWILWGYSLSFAPGNPIIGGLQWLGLNGVGLETTNYLKGSNPAEVVSYAGTIPHQAFMIYQAMFAIITPALISGAIAERISFRAYCLFVLLWSTFIYTPLAHMVWAKGGFLGLYGGLGALDFAGGTVVHISSGVSALVAAIVLGPRRSYPDRLTPPHNVPFILLGAGLLWFGWFGFNAGSALSVASGTSGNLVTNLATTAFVATNTSAAAGALMWLILEGVLRGKPTAVGAASGAVAGLVGITPGAGFVTPLSAILIGFITAFVCFYAVSFKHKLHVDDALDTYPVHGVGGTVGAILTAIFATTEVNAGGKDGVLRGNVSEILVELAAIAIAYVIAGVGTWIILKLIDATIGLRVKEEAEVQGLDINEHGEEGYNSEFSDRINIS, from the coding sequence GTGTTGAAGAAAGTTGTAATGATTGGGGCTATGACCCTATTGCTGCTGGTCGGACCGCTGATGGGTAATGCTTATGCTCAAGCTGCGGCGACTCCACCTGCTGCGGATACTGGAGATACAGCATTTATGCTGATATCATCAGCCCTGGTCCTGCTGATGACACCAGGATTGGCATTTTTCTATGGTGGATTTGTGCGATCGCGCAACATCCTGAATACCTTGATGATGAGTTTTGTGTTGATGGCGATTGTAGGAGTTACCTGGATTCTGTGGGGCTATAGCCTTTCATTTGCACCAGGGAACCCAATTATCGGCGGGTTACAATGGCTAGGTTTGAATGGTGTGGGGCTAGAAACAACCAACTATCTCAAAGGGTCAAACCCAGCCGAAGTAGTTTCCTATGCTGGGACGATTCCTCACCAAGCATTCATGATCTATCAAGCCATGTTTGCCATTATCACCCCAGCCTTAATTTCGGGAGCGATCGCCGAACGCATCAGTTTCCGCGCCTATTGCTTATTTGTGCTACTGTGGTCAACCTTTATTTACACTCCCCTCGCCCACATGGTCTGGGCTAAAGGTGGATTTTTGGGCTTATACGGTGGTTTGGGTGCCCTAGACTTTGCAGGTGGTACAGTAGTTCACATTAGTTCCGGTGTTTCAGCCCTGGTAGCGGCCATCGTTCTCGGTCCTCGCAGAAGCTATCCTGACCGTCTCACTCCTCCCCATAACGTTCCCTTTATTTTGTTGGGTGCTGGCTTGCTTTGGTTTGGCTGGTTCGGTTTCAACGCGGGGAGTGCCTTATCTGTAGCTAGTGGCACTTCGGGTAACTTAGTAACCAATCTAGCAACAACGGCCTTTGTTGCTACCAATACATCAGCAGCTGCGGGTGCTTTAATGTGGCTAATTTTGGAAGGTGTTTTACGCGGTAAACCAACCGCTGTAGGTGCGGCTTCAGGCGCCGTTGCTGGTTTGGTGGGTATCACTCCAGGTGCGGGATTCGTCACTCCCCTATCAGCGATTTTAATTGGGTTCATCACCGCTTTCGTTTGCTTCTATGCTGTCAGCTTCAAACACAAACTGCACGTTGATGATGCTTTAGATACCTACCCCGTGCATGGCGTTGGGGGTACAGTGGGTGCAATTTTAACAGCCATCTTTGCTACTACCGAAGTCAACGCCGGCGGTAAAGATGGGGTGCTACGTGGTAATGTGAGCGAAATCTTGGTTGAACTAGCAGCTATTGCTATTGCTTATGTTATCGCTGGGGTTGGTACTTGGATTATTCTGAAGTTGATCGATGCCACAATTGGGCTACGAGTCAAAGAGGAAGCAGAAGTCCAAGGACTAGATATCAACGAACACGGCGAAGAAGGTTATAACTCCGAATTTAGCGATCGCATTAACATTTCCTAG
- a CDS encoding caspase family protein gives MKRRTFLQRIGSILTVLGVTEAEWLTLSNRYYQALAAPSPRKLGLLIGINKYPQSPALSGCLTDVELQKELLIHRFGFQGSDILTLTDEQATAEAIASAFLEHLGKQAKSGDVVIFHFSGYGTRVKLGMLPSTTQNALLLANENPKTPNSQNDKIVNYLLEETLMRLWRSLPTDRATAVLDTSYYAPSTIVPTGWRIRALPQLEAQLASAELDLLQQFKTENLLDNLVLTATSDAQQLAPEALLSGFSAGLFTYALTQYLWEAIPATTIQFSLVQVENTLYKLGSRQQPGLISGRKNPQSVLLGNNFLPNNSNVACGVIIATEEDGKTVQLWLGGLPPQVLEYYGVNSRFTLGTGEQLILRSRTGLRAKAQISNLDDIIALQVGQLVSEAVRVLPRNIGLTVALGTGLERIERVDATSAFATVSHVSTVVAGEQPADYVFGRVLQTPSNYGLFSLGGELIPNTTGEMGEAVKVAVQRLAPKLPTLLATKLWRLTDNVGSSGLPVKGTLEIIQGISSRPVIKQETVRPVNSDTAIKKSLNTAIVPIGSRIQYRVENLGDRPVYLILLGLRSGSIAIALYPWQSHQEANIQEPLPLLQQIVIAPGQTLTIPKTGATSGWLIPGPAYEYEHQLIFSIAPFTETLSALETAKNRTADQQPIGPLFNPLEVTQALLQDLHNASAVNAENNGTDADSYILDVNNWASLNFTFQVV, from the coding sequence ATGAAAAGGCGGACTTTTTTACAGAGGATTGGCTCAATACTCACGGTTTTGGGAGTAACTGAGGCTGAGTGGTTGACCTTAAGCAATCGCTATTACCAAGCTTTAGCAGCACCTAGCCCACGTAAATTAGGATTGTTGATTGGGATTAATAAATATCCACAAAGTCCAGCCCTCAGCGGTTGTCTGACTGATGTGGAACTGCAAAAAGAACTCTTAATTCATCGCTTTGGCTTCCAAGGGTCGGATATTCTGACCTTAACTGATGAACAAGCCACCGCAGAAGCGATCGCATCTGCTTTTTTGGAACATCTGGGTAAACAAGCCAAATCTGGTGATGTCGTTATCTTCCACTTTAGTGGTTACGGCACTCGCGTCAAATTGGGAATGTTACCCAGCACAACTCAAAATGCTCTATTGTTAGCCAATGAGAATCCGAAAACACCAAATTCACAAAATGATAAAATAGTCAATTATTTATTAGAAGAAACCCTCATGCGGTTGTGGCGATCGCTCCCCACAGACCGTGCTACAGCAGTATTAGATACCAGTTACTATGCACCTAGCACCATAGTTCCTACAGGATGGCGAATTCGCGCCCTTCCACAACTAGAAGCACAGCTAGCATCTGCAGAACTCGACTTGCTTCAGCAATTCAAAACCGAAAATTTACTCGACAATCTTGTGCTTACAGCTACATCAGATGCCCAACAATTGGCACCAGAAGCGCTGTTATCGGGTTTTAGTGCTGGGTTATTTACCTACGCCTTGACACAATACCTCTGGGAAGCTATCCCAGCCACTACAATTCAATTTAGCCTAGTCCAAGTAGAAAATACTCTGTACAAACTAGGTAGCAGACAACAGCCAGGATTAATAAGTGGTCGAAAAAATCCACAGTCGGTATTACTGGGCAATAATTTTCTGCCCAACAACAGCAATGTTGCCTGTGGAGTTATCATTGCCACAGAAGAAGATGGCAAAACAGTCCAGTTGTGGTTAGGAGGACTACCACCGCAAGTCCTAGAATACTACGGTGTTAATTCCCGATTCACCCTAGGAACAGGAGAACAGCTAATACTGCGATCGCGTACTGGTTTAAGAGCAAAAGCCCAAATCTCCAACCTTGATGATATAATCGCCTTACAAGTTGGGCAACTTGTATCTGAAGCAGTCCGAGTTTTACCCCGGAATATTGGTTTAACAGTTGCCCTGGGTACTGGTTTAGAAAGAATTGAGCGCGTAGACGCGACCAGCGCCTTTGCCACAGTTTCCCATGTTTCAACGGTAGTAGCAGGAGAACAACCAGCTGATTATGTGTTTGGCAGGGTACTGCAAACACCCAGTAACTATGGTTTATTTTCCCTTGGTGGCGAGCTAATTCCCAACACCACCGGAGAAATGGGGGAAGCCGTGAAAGTCGCAGTGCAGCGATTAGCGCCAAAATTACCCACCCTGCTAGCCACAAAGTTATGGCGACTCACAGATAATGTCGGTTCTTCCGGTTTACCTGTTAAAGGAACTTTAGAGATTATTCAGGGTATATCGTCTCGCCCAGTTATTAAACAAGAAACAGTGCGACCTGTCAACAGTGACACAGCGATTAAAAAATCACTCAATACAGCAATAGTGCCGATTGGTAGCCGGATACAGTACCGAGTGGAAAATCTCGGCGATCGCCCAGTATATTTAATCTTGCTGGGATTGAGAAGCGGTAGCATTGCGATCGCACTTTATCCTTGGCAAAGTCACCAAGAAGCCAACATTCAAGAACCATTACCCCTATTGCAACAAATAGTTATCGCCCCTGGTCAAACATTGACGATACCAAAAACTGGTGCTACATCTGGATGGTTGATTCCGGGGCCAGCTTACGAATACGAACATCAACTGATATTCAGCATAGCCCCTTTCACCGAAACCCTTTCGGCCTTAGAAACGGCTAAAAATCGCACAGCCGACCAACAGCCCATTGGCCCATTGTTTAACCCTTTAGAAGTTACCCAAGCCTTGCTACAAGACTTGCATAACGCCAGTGCAGTCAACGCCGAGAACAACGGCACAGATGCTGATTCCTATATATTAGATGTAAATAATTGGGCTAGTCTCAATTTTACTTTTCAAGTCGTTTGA
- a CDS encoding S-methyl-5'-thioadenosine phosphorylase, giving the protein MDVAQIGIIGGSGLYKMDALEDVKEVEVQTPFGSPSDALILGTLAGTRIAFLARHGRNHTLLPSEVPFRANIYAMKQLGVEYLISASAVGSLKAEAKPLDMVVPDQFIDRTKNRVSTFFGEGIVAHIAFGEPICHNLAVVLADAIASLNLPDVTLHRGGTYVCMEGPAFSTKAESHLYRSWGATIIGMTNLPEAKLAREAEIAYATLALVTDYDCWHPDHDSVTVEMVIGNLQRNAVNAQKVIQETVRRLSENPPPSDAHSALKYAILTQLDKAPAATKEKLGLLLHKYF; this is encoded by the coding sequence ATGGATGTAGCTCAGATTGGAATTATTGGTGGTAGCGGTCTATACAAAATGGATGCGCTTGAGGATGTGAAAGAGGTAGAGGTACAGACACCGTTTGGTTCACCATCTGATGCTTTGATTCTGGGGACATTGGCGGGGACACGGATAGCGTTTTTGGCGCGTCACGGTCGTAATCATACGCTGTTACCCTCTGAGGTGCCGTTTCGTGCTAATATCTATGCGATGAAGCAACTGGGTGTGGAGTATTTAATCTCGGCAAGTGCGGTTGGTTCCTTAAAAGCTGAGGCGAAACCACTAGATATGGTGGTGCCTGATCAGTTTATTGACAGGACAAAAAATCGAGTTTCTACGTTTTTTGGTGAAGGAATTGTAGCTCACATTGCCTTTGGTGAGCCGATTTGTCACAATTTGGCGGTGGTGTTGGCAGATGCGATCGCCTCTCTGAATTTACCAGATGTTACCCTTCATCGCGGTGGTACTTATGTATGTATGGAAGGCCCAGCATTTTCCACCAAAGCGGAATCCCATCTTTATCGCAGTTGGGGTGCAACGATAATTGGGATGACAAATTTACCGGAGGCCAAGTTAGCCAGGGAAGCAGAAATTGCCTATGCAACTTTAGCCCTGGTAACAGATTACGATTGTTGGCATCCAGATCATGATAGCGTGACTGTAGAGATGGTAATTGGTAATTTACAGCGAAATGCGGTCAATGCTCAAAAGGTGATTCAAGAGACAGTGCGGCGTTTGAGTGAAAATCCGCCGCCTAGTGATGCACATTCAGCTTTGAAGTATGCAATTTTAACTCAATTAGACAAAGCACCAGCGGCGACTAAAGAAAAGTTAGGGTTATTGCTACACAAATACTTTTGA
- a CDS encoding AbrB/MazE/SpoVT family DNA-binding domain-containing protein — protein sequence MLAKLTSKNQLTLPKSITREIGEAEYFEVKVEGGQIILTPVKIQRADAVRSKLADLGLSEQDVADAVAWARQS from the coding sequence ATGCTCGCCAAATTAACCTCTAAGAATCAATTAACGCTGCCTAAAAGTATTACCCGTGAAATTGGGGAGGCAGAGTATTTTGAGGTAAAGGTGGAGGGTGGGCAAATTATTCTCACTCCTGTAAAAATTCAGCGGGCTGACGCAGTTCGATCTAAGCTGGCGGATTTAGGGCTGAGTGAGCAGGATGTGGCTGATGCGGTAGCTTGGGCGCGTCAGTCGTGA
- the sat gene encoding sulfate adenylyltransferase, whose translation MSYHPDTIAPHGGQLVNRIATPEQRAEFLSKADFLPRVQLDERAVSDVEMIAIGGFSPLTGFLNQEDYERVVTEMRLANGVVWSIPITLSVTEAVASSLTEGSLIRLDNPKGEFIAVLQLTQKYHYDKTREAIKVYRTDDIKHPGVKVLYNQAPVHLAGDIWLLQRDSHPLFPAYQIDPVESRQMFKTKGWKTIVGFQTRNPIHRAHEYIQKCALETVDGLFLHPLVGATKEDDIAADVRMRCYEILLENYYPLDRVILAINPAAMRYAGPREAIFHALVRKNYGCTHFIVGRDHAGVGDYYGTYDAQYIFDEFEPGELGIVPMKFEHAFYCTRTKQMGTTKSSPSKPEERVHLSGTKVREMLRRGELPPPEFSRPEVAAELARAMQIQTSV comes from the coding sequence TTGAGTTACCATCCAGATACCATTGCTCCCCACGGTGGACAGTTGGTGAACCGTATTGCTACACCAGAACAACGGGCGGAATTTCTTTCAAAAGCGGACTTTTTGCCACGAGTGCAACTTGACGAGCGAGCCGTTTCTGATGTAGAAATGATTGCGATTGGTGGTTTTAGTCCACTCACCGGTTTTTTGAACCAAGAAGACTACGAGCGCGTGGTTACAGAAATGCGCCTTGCTAACGGCGTGGTCTGGTCAATTCCGATTACACTTTCGGTAACAGAAGCAGTTGCTTCTTCTTTAACTGAAGGTAGTTTAATCCGGCTAGACAACCCCAAAGGTGAATTTATCGCCGTTTTGCAACTGACGCAAAAATATCACTACGACAAAACCCGTGAGGCGATCAAAGTTTACCGCACTGACGATATCAAACATCCAGGTGTAAAAGTCCTCTATAACCAAGCGCCTGTCCATCTAGCAGGTGATATCTGGCTATTGCAACGTGATTCCCATCCTCTGTTTCCCGCCTATCAAATTGATCCTGTCGAGTCTCGGCAAATGTTCAAAACCAAAGGCTGGAAAACTATCGTTGGTTTTCAAACTCGCAATCCCATTCACCGCGCCCATGAGTATATCCAAAAGTGCGCCTTAGAAACCGTCGATGGTCTATTTTTGCACCCATTGGTAGGGGCGACAAAAGAAGATGACATCGCCGCTGATGTGCGGATGCGCTGCTATGAAATCTTGCTGGAAAATTATTATCCCTTAGATCGGGTCATTTTGGCAATTAATCCAGCCGCAATGCGTTATGCTGGCCCTAGGGAAGCAATTTTCCACGCTTTAGTTCGCAAAAACTACGGTTGTACTCACTTTATTGTGGGACGAGATCATGCTGGTGTCGGTGACTATTACGGTACTTACGATGCTCAATACATCTTTGATGAGTTTGAGCCTGGTGAGTTGGGAATTGTCCCCATGAAATTTGAACACGCTTTTTACTGTACCCGTACTAAACAAATGGGCACGACTAAAAGCAGTCCCAGCAAACCAGAAGAACGGGTTCACCTATCAGGAACAAAAGTCAGGGAAATGCTGCGCCGGGGTGAATTACCCCCACCAGAATTCTCTCGTCCTGAAGTAGCTGCAGAGTTGGCGCGGGCTATGCAAATCCAAACTTCAGTTTAG
- a CDS encoding putative toxin-antitoxin system toxin component, PIN family produces the protein MVCPRVVVDTNLVVSALIFGGKVSRLRLAWQEDLFTPLVSKATTTELIRVLAYPKFKLTPTEQEDLLSDYILFCEAVAIPDRLPVIPECRDPFDVPFLLLAVVSKADYLVTGDQDLLSLKDNFSCPIITADDFLNVIDGQSP, from the coding sequence ATGGTTTGTCCGCGTGTTGTAGTTGATACTAATCTTGTAGTCTCGGCGCTGATATTTGGGGGCAAAGTATCTAGGCTGCGTTTGGCATGGCAGGAGGATTTATTCACTCCCCTAGTTTCTAAAGCGACAACGACAGAGTTAATTCGAGTGCTGGCTTATCCAAAGTTTAAACTCACGCCAACTGAGCAAGAAGATTTATTATCAGACTATATACTATTTTGTGAGGCTGTAGCGATACCCGATCGCTTGCCTGTAATTCCTGAATGTCGTGACCCGTTTGATGTGCCTTTTTTACTTCTGGCTGTAGTTAGTAAGGCTGATTATCTCGTGACGGGCGATCAAGATTTACTCAGTTTAAAAGATAATTTTTCTTGCCCGATTATTACTGCTGACGATTTTCTCAATGTTATTGATGGTCAGTCACCTTAA
- a CDS encoding 4-hydroxy-3-methylbut-2-enyl diphosphate reductase has translation MDTKAFKRSLQHSENYNRKGFGHQEEVATQLESEYQSDLIQEIRDRNYILQQGDVTIRLAQAFGFCWGVERAVAMAYETRQHFPTERIWITNEIIHNPSVNQRLREMQVEFIPVDGDKKDFSAIETADVVILPAFGASVQEMQLLHDKGCKIVDTTCPWVSKVWNTVEKHKKIDYTSIIHGKYKHEETVATSSFAGKYLIVLNLAEAEYVADYILNGGNREEFLAKFANACSHGFDPDADLERVGIANQTTMLKGETEQIGKLFERTMMRKYDPSQLNQHFQSFNTICDATQERQDAMFNLVEEKLDLMVVIGGFNSSNTTHLKEIPDHRGIPSYHIDSVERIQSINSIEHRQLNGELVITENWLPDGKIVVGITSGASTPDKVVEEVIEKIFALKATLAVNK, from the coding sequence ATGGATACAAAAGCTTTTAAGCGTAGCCTGCAACATTCAGAAAACTACAACCGTAAGGGTTTTGGGCATCAAGAAGAAGTTGCTACCCAATTAGAGTCTGAGTATCAAAGTGACTTGATTCAGGAAATTCGCGATCGCAACTACATCTTACAACAAGGTGATGTAACAATCCGCCTAGCCCAGGCTTTTGGTTTTTGCTGGGGTGTAGAACGTGCTGTAGCTATGGCTTACGAAACCCGTCAGCATTTCCCCACCGAACGCATCTGGATTACTAATGAGATTATTCACAATCCCTCTGTTAATCAGCGTTTGCGGGAAATGCAAGTAGAATTTATCCCGGTCGATGGTGATAAAAAAGACTTTTCGGCTATAGAAACTGCTGATGTAGTCATTCTCCCCGCCTTTGGTGCCAGCGTCCAAGAAATGCAGTTACTGCACGATAAAGGTTGTAAAATTGTCGATACAACTTGTCCTTGGGTTTCTAAAGTTTGGAATACTGTTGAAAAGCATAAAAAAATCGATTACACCTCAATTATTCACGGCAAATATAAGCACGAAGAAACTGTAGCTACAAGTTCCTTTGCAGGTAAATATTTGATTGTTTTAAATTTAGCAGAAGCGGAGTACGTTGCTGACTATATTCTCAACGGGGGAAACCGTGAAGAATTTTTGGCAAAATTTGCTAACGCTTGCTCTCATGGATTTGATCCTGATGCAGATTTAGAACGTGTTGGCATTGCCAACCAAACTACAATGCTCAAAGGCGAAACTGAGCAAATTGGTAAACTCTTTGAGCGTACCATGATGCGGAAGTATGACCCTAGTCAATTAAATCAGCATTTCCAAAGCTTCAACACCATCTGCGACGCCACCCAAGAACGCCAAGATGCGATGTTTAATTTAGTGGAAGAAAAGTTAGATTTAATGGTAGTAATTGGCGGGTTTAATTCATCAAATACTACACACTTAAAAGAAATTCCCGATCACCGAGGTATTCCTTCTTATCACATCGATAGCGTCGAGCGCATTCAATCAATAAATAGCATTGAACATCGACAATTGAATGGGGAATTGGTAATTACAGAAAACTGGTTACCCGATGGCAAAATAGTTGTAGGAATTACTTCTGGTGCTTCTACACCCGATAAGGTCGTCGAGGAAGTCATTGAGAAAATTTTTGCACTCAAGGCGACGCTAGCTGTAAATAAATAA
- a CDS encoding SGNH/GDSL hydrolase family protein — translation MSTPVKAFPIWAFFSLLINGLLMLAVMLLIWKQQRLTALLKTANSPQSVTLELGPRHKLNYQQWVDILKQEAKVAADNHPQHLTILAGDSLSLWFPTELLPEDRNWLNQGISGETSDGLLKRLDIFDRTQPEVIFVMIGINDLIRGAKDETILENQRQIISYLRRVHPRAQILIQSILPHGGEEATSEARNKLLAIGNGRIRQLNQQLQAIATKEGVKYLDLHPLFTNKQGNLRREFTTDGLHLSSQGYIVWRTALEMYQVSRRQ, via the coding sequence GTGTCCACTCCTGTAAAAGCCTTTCCTATCTGGGCATTTTTCTCACTGTTAATCAACGGACTCCTGATGTTGGCGGTGATGCTGCTAATTTGGAAACAGCAAAGATTGACCGCTTTATTGAAAACGGCAAATTCCCCTCAATCTGTCACACTAGAGTTAGGTCCGCGTCACAAACTCAATTATCAACAATGGGTAGATATTCTCAAGCAAGAAGCTAAAGTCGCCGCTGACAACCATCCTCAACATTTAACTATACTGGCGGGAGATTCTCTGAGTCTGTGGTTTCCGACTGAATTATTACCAGAAGATAGAAATTGGTTAAATCAGGGAATTTCTGGCGAAACCAGCGATGGACTCTTGAAAAGATTAGATATATTTGACCGCACCCAGCCAGAAGTGATTTTTGTCATGATTGGAATTAATGATCTGATTCGGGGCGCAAAGGATGAGACAATTTTAGAGAATCAGCGGCAAATTATCAGTTATCTGCGAAGGGTGCATCCAAGAGCGCAAATTCTCATCCAGTCCATTTTGCCACATGGGGGAGAAGAAGCAACGAGTGAAGCAAGAAACAAATTACTAGCTATTGGTAATGGTCGCATTCGCCAGTTAAATCAGCAACTACAAGCCATAGCGACAAAAGAAGGTGTCAAATATCTAGATTTACATCCCTTGTTTACCAATAAACAAGGTAATCTCCGCCGCGAATTCACTACTGATGGCTTACATCTGAGTTCCCAAGGTTATATAGTTTGGCGAACTGCGTTGGAGATGTATCAGGTCAGTCGGCGCCAATAA
- a CDS encoding ammonium transporter, with amino-acid sequence MHKQKSRTRNRRQPAINLTQTVPSKSKFQVLSRAIKRLSPSWQACIPLACLIVLGWGYVAVAQTPAAGPTTADLKVAIDTLWVAIAAFLVFFMNAGFCMLETGFCRQKNAVNVLAKNLIVFALSTVAFWAIGFGLMFGDGNDFIGLNGFFLVGQDNSPAVGDAYKGVFGSLNWTGVPLAAKFLFQLVFAGTAATIVSGAVAERIKFIDFLIFSVLLVGIAYPITGHWIWGGGWLADMGFWDFAGSTVVHSVGGWAALMGAAFLGPRIGKYQDKQVLALPGHNMSIATLGCLILWLGWFGFNPGSVMAADPNAITHIALTTNMAGAVGGIVATATAWLYLGKPDLSMIINGILAGLVGVTASCAYVSIGSSVIIGLVAGVLVVFSVPFFDKLGIDDPVGATSVHLVCGTWGTLAVGLFAEGPGKYSWLFLAGKPIGPHGLFFGGGFTTLIPQIVGIVSVAGITVLLSSIFWLVLKATLGIRVTREEELEGLDISEHGMEAYSGFLKAASAEGHSEEYRAYK; translated from the coding sequence ATGCACAAACAGAAATCGAGAACAAGAAATAGGCGTCAGCCTGCAATCAACTTGACTCAAACTGTACCGTCTAAATCAAAATTTCAGGTATTGAGTAGAGCAATTAAGCGATTGTCACCCAGTTGGCAAGCCTGCATACCGCTAGCGTGTTTGATTGTGTTGGGATGGGGTTATGTAGCAGTTGCTCAAACGCCAGCAGCAGGGCCAACAACAGCGGATTTGAAAGTGGCAATTGACACGTTATGGGTAGCGATCGCCGCTTTTTTGGTATTCTTCATGAACGCTGGTTTCTGTATGTTAGAAACCGGCTTCTGTCGCCAGAAAAATGCAGTCAACGTGTTAGCCAAAAACTTGATTGTATTTGCTCTATCGACAGTAGCATTTTGGGCAATCGGTTTTGGCTTGATGTTTGGCGATGGTAATGACTTCATTGGACTTAATGGGTTTTTTCTAGTAGGACAAGATAACAGTCCTGCCGTCGGAGATGCTTATAAAGGCGTCTTCGGCTCTCTCAATTGGACTGGGGTACCTTTAGCTGCCAAATTTTTATTCCAGCTGGTATTTGCGGGAACAGCTGCCACAATTGTTTCTGGCGCAGTAGCAGAACGGATTAAGTTTATTGACTTCCTGATTTTCAGCGTCTTACTTGTAGGTATCGCCTACCCAATTACCGGACACTGGATTTGGGGCGGTGGTTGGCTGGCAGATATGGGTTTTTGGGATTTTGCCGGTTCTACTGTAGTTCACTCAGTTGGTGGTTGGGCTGCTTTGATGGGGGCTGCATTCCTTGGCCCGCGTATTGGTAAATATCAAGATAAACAAGTTTTGGCCCTACCAGGTCACAACATGAGTATCGCCACCTTAGGCTGTTTGATTCTGTGGTTAGGCTGGTTTGGTTTCAACCCCGGTTCTGTCATGGCTGCAGATCCCAATGCAATTACTCATATTGCTTTAACAACTAACATGGCTGGTGCAGTTGGTGGTATAGTTGCCACAGCTACAGCTTGGCTGTACTTAGGTAAGCCAGACCTTTCCATGATTATCAACGGTATTTTGGCTGGCTTGGTTGGCGTTACAGCATCTTGTGCTTATGTCAGCATTGGCAGTTCTGTAATCATTGGCTTGGTAGCTGGAGTTTTAGTAGTTTTCTCCGTGCCATTTTTTGACAAACTGGGTATTGATGACCCAGTAGGTGCTACTTCCGTTCACCTCGTTTGCGGTACTTGGGGGACATTAGCAGTAGGTCTATTTGCTGAAGGTCCTGGTAAATATTCTTGGTTGTTTTTGGCAGGTAAGCCTATAGGTCCACATGGGTTATTTTTCGGTGGTGGCTTCACAACACTGATTCCCCAAATAGTTGGCATTGTATCGGTTGCTGGTATCACGGTACTTCTGAGCAGTATTTTCTGGCTGGTACTGAAGGCGACTTTAGGTATCAGAGTTACTAGAGAAGAAGAGTTGGAAGGTTTGGATATCTCCGAACACGGTATGGAAGCCTACAGTGGATTCCTCAAAGCAGCAAGTGCTGAGGGCCACTCTGAAGAATATCGCGCTTACAAGTAA